The Candidatus Campbellbacteria bacterium genome segment ACAAGCTCGCAAAATAGGAATGATAAATTCCTATTTCGTAGAACCGTCCGGTCTGTCCGAAAAGAACGTTTCCACCGCCTACGACATCTACAAGCTCGCTCGTCATATAAAAGAGAACGAAGAGGTGATCTTGGAAATAACCCAAGCTGAATCAGGAAGCGTTACACTGACAACACCGAACGGAAGTGAAAGAACCGAGACTTTCAGAAATATACACCAACTGCGAAATCTGGAAGAATACAGAGGGGGTAAAAATGGATACATAAACGAGTCACGCCAAACCCTTATCACAACCTTCGAGATCGAGGACTCGAAAAATAATAAGAGAAATATAGCTATCATAGTCTTGGGCTCAGACAACAGTACGTCAGATACCCTGTCTTTGCTTTCCTGGATCAAGGACGCACTGTAGGGACGAAATCCAGACTTGCCGACAAAACCTGTTGGTTCTCCTAAAAAAGTATGGTATAAATATCCCACTGCTCGAACTTATAATTTAGCAGCTTAATTTAAAGAAGAACTAAACAAGCATTGTCAAAATTTAGAAGACGCGGACCGGTTAGAAGAGATCCCGGACCCAGAACAAATGAACAAATAAAAGCTCGTGAAGTACGAGTGATAGGCCCCGAAGGAGAAAACTTTGGGGTATTGGACTCTGCGGAAGCCCTTAGCAAGGCGCGTGAGTTCGAGCTTGATCTGATCGAAATATCTCCAGGCGCCCGACCACCGGTTGCAAAGATCACCGATTATGGTAAATTTCAGTACGAACAAAAGAAGAAAAAATCAGCCCACAAGGCCAAATCATCTACAACCGAAGTAAAGAACATTCAGGTAAAGATAAATACCGGCAAGCACGACCTCGAGCTAAAAGCAAGAAAGGCGGATGAATGGCTAAAAGAGGGACATA includes the following:
- the infC gene encoding translation initiation factor IF-3, with the translated sequence MSKFRRRGPVRRDPGPRTNEQIKAREVRVIGPEGENFGVLDSAEALSKAREFELDLIEISPGARPPVAKITDYGKFQYEQKKKKSAHKAKSSTTEVKNIQVKINTGKHDLELKARKADEWLKEGHRIKFDLFLPGRTKYMEEKFLRERLERMLELMSVDYKVAEEAKKSPKGRTMIIEKA